One window of the Chelonoidis abingdonii isolate Lonesome George chromosome 3, CheloAbing_2.0, whole genome shotgun sequence genome contains the following:
- the LOC116815566 gene encoding glutathione S-transferase-like isoform X1: MSGKPKLTYFNGRGCMESIRWLLAAAGVEFEEEFLETREQYQKLIKDGALLFDQVPLVEIDGMKMVQTRAILRYIAAKYNLYGKDLKERALIDMYVEGTADLMGMIIPFPFTPLKERNLALIIERATTRYFPVYEKVLKQHGQEFLVGNRFSWADVQLLEAILIVEEKEPTVLSKFPVLQAFKARISNIPTIKKFLQPGSQRKPPPDDQYVATVIEVFKKD; encoded by the exons ATGTCTGGGAAACCCAAACTTACCTACTTCAATGGAAGAGGATGCATGGAATCAATACGATGGctgttggcagcagctggggtggAG TTTGAAGAAGAATTTTTGGAAACAAGGGAACAGTATCAAAAGTTAATAAAAG ATGGAGCCCTGCTGTTTGACCAAGTACCATTGGTGGAAATTGATGGGATGAAGATGGTGCAGACCAGAGCCATTCTCCGCTACATAGCTGCCAAGTACAACCTCTATGGGAAGGATCTGAAAGAGAGAGCATT aatTGACATGTATGTGGAAGGAACAGCTGATCTCATGGGAATGATCATTCCCTTTCCTTTCACTCCACTTAAGGAGAGGAATCTTGCCTTAATCATTGAGAGGGCCACAACCAGATACTTCCCAGTCTATGAAAAA GTTCTGAAACAACACGGGCAAGAGTTTCTTGTTGGCAACCGATTCAGCTGGGCAGATGTACAGCTGCTTGAAGCCATTTTAATAGTAGAGGAGAAAGAGCCCACTGTGCTTTCCAAGTTCCCTGTGTTACAG GCTTTTAAAGCAAGAATAAGCAACATACCCACAATTAAGAAATTCCTACAGCCTGGCAGCCAGAGGAAGCCCCCACCTGATGACCAATATGTGGCGACAGTGATTGAAGTTTTCAAAAAAGATTAA
- the LOC116815566 gene encoding glutathione S-transferase-like isoform X2, with translation MKMVQTRAILRYIAAKYNLYGKDLKERALIDMYVEGTADLMGMIIPFPFTPLKERNLALIIERATTRYFPVYEKVLKQHGQEFLVGNRFSWADVQLLEAILIVEEKEPTVLSKFPVLQAFKARISNIPTIKKFLQPGSQRKPPPDDQYVATVIEVFKKD, from the exons ATGAAGATGGTGCAGACCAGAGCCATTCTCCGCTACATAGCTGCCAAGTACAACCTCTATGGGAAGGATCTGAAAGAGAGAGCATT aatTGACATGTATGTGGAAGGAACAGCTGATCTCATGGGAATGATCATTCCCTTTCCTTTCACTCCACTTAAGGAGAGGAATCTTGCCTTAATCATTGAGAGGGCCACAACCAGATACTTCCCAGTCTATGAAAAA GTTCTGAAACAACACGGGCAAGAGTTTCTTGTTGGCAACCGATTCAGCTGGGCAGATGTACAGCTGCTTGAAGCCATTTTAATAGTAGAGGAGAAAGAGCCCACTGTGCTTTCCAAGTTCCCTGTGTTACAG GCTTTTAAAGCAAGAATAAGCAACATACCCACAATTAAGAAATTCCTACAGCCTGGCAGCCAGAGGAAGCCCCCACCTGATGACCAATATGTGGCGACAGTGATTGAAGTTTTCAAAAAAGATTAA
- the LOC116815566 gene encoding glutathione S-transferase-like isoform X3 translates to MYVEGTADLMGMIIPFPFTPLKERNLALIIERATTRYFPVYEKVLKQHGQEFLVGNRFSWADVQLLEAILIVEEKEPTVLSKFPVLQAFKARISNIPTIKKFLQPGSQRKPPPDDQYVATVIEVFKKD, encoded by the exons ATGTATGTGGAAGGAACAGCTGATCTCATGGGAATGATCATTCCCTTTCCTTTCACTCCACTTAAGGAGAGGAATCTTGCCTTAATCATTGAGAGGGCCACAACCAGATACTTCCCAGTCTATGAAAAA GTTCTGAAACAACACGGGCAAGAGTTTCTTGTTGGCAACCGATTCAGCTGGGCAGATGTACAGCTGCTTGAAGCCATTTTAATAGTAGAGGAGAAAGAGCCCACTGTGCTTTCCAAGTTCCCTGTGTTACAG GCTTTTAAAGCAAGAATAAGCAACATACCCACAATTAAGAAATTCCTACAGCCTGGCAGCCAGAGGAAGCCCCCACCTGATGACCAATATGTGGCGACAGTGATTGAAGTTTTCAAAAAAGATTAA